A genomic window from Spiroplasma endosymbiont of Labia minor includes:
- the rpsF gene encoding 30S ribosomal protein S6: protein MIRKYEVMYIIDQDAKDLNLITSKLNDALTANGGKIVEQAEWGLKNFAYSINHKNKGYYFVLIVNTEAANINEMKRIAGIDKNVIRVLVINTESESHYEQSTVYAKTDMTKFKEEKKPAGPRFERKFRSRNESDGNAGAKFKTEAPANKPTE, encoded by the coding sequence ATGATTAGAAAATACGAAGTTATGTATATCATTGATCAAGATGCAAAAGATTTAAATTTGATAACATCTAAATTAAATGATGCTTTAACTGCAAATGGAGGAAAGATTGTTGAACAAGCAGAATGAGGATTGAAAAATTTCGCTTACTCAATTAATCACAAAAATAAAGGTTATTACTTTGTTTTAATAGTAAATACCGAAGCTGCAAATATTAATGAAATGAAACGTATTGCAGGAATTGATAAAAATGTTATTCGTGTTTTAGTTATTAATACAGAATCAGAAAGTCATTATGAACAATCTACTGTATATGCAAAAACAGATATGACAAAATTTAAAGAAGAAAAAAAACCAGCAGGTCCACGATTTGAAAGAAAATTCAGATCAAGAAATGAATCAGATGGAAATGCCGGAGCTAAATTCAAAACAGAAGCACCAGCAAATAAGCCAACTGAATAA
- the dusB gene encoding tRNA dihydrouridine synthase DusB has protein sequence MKIGNVEIKGKLILGPMAGTTNEAFRIIAKEKGASLVYAEMVSSEGLIHNNKKTFEMINIENIEHPATLQIFGYNVNSFVEAAKLVDKESECDIVDINMGCPVPKVAIKSQAGANLLKFPDKVFEVVKSVVNNTTKPVTVKMRIGWDEQSKNCVELAKICEKAGAKAIALHARTRSQFYTGKADWSWIRKIKQAVSIPVIGNGDVIDGISAKAMFDETGCDAIMIARAAQGNPWIFEQINYYLETGQELEKPTFSEWRKTVLRHAELLITKRGQELGIKEMRKQLLWYLNVLEKNKNILEMKKMITSINTIVELNNVIDMYNN, from the coding sequence ATGAAAATAGGTAATGTTGAAATAAAAGGGAAATTAATTTTAGGGCCAATGGCAGGTACTACAAATGAGGCATTTAGGATTATTGCGAAAGAAAAAGGAGCTTCTCTTGTGTATGCAGAAATGGTTTCTTCAGAAGGATTAATTCATAATAATAAAAAGACATTTGAAATGATTAATATTGAAAATATTGAGCATCCAGCAACTTTACAAATTTTTGGTTATAATGTCAATTCGTTTGTTGAGGCCGCAAAATTAGTAGATAAAGAATCAGAATGTGATATTGTAGACATAAATATGGGATGCCCTGTTCCTAAAGTTGCAATAAAATCGCAAGCAGGGGCCAATTTATTAAAATTTCCAGATAAAGTTTTTGAAGTTGTAAAATCTGTAGTAAATAATACAACTAAACCTGTTACGGTGAAAATGCGAATAGGTTGGGATGAACAATCTAAAAACTGTGTTGAATTGGCAAAAATTTGTGAAAAGGCAGGGGCAAAAGCAATCGCTTTACATGCAAGAACTAGATCACAATTTTATACAGGAAAAGCTGATTGAAGTTGAATAAGAAAAATCAAACAAGCAGTTTCCATTCCTGTAATTGGTAATGGCGATGTTATTGATGGAATATCAGCTAAAGCAATGTTTGATGAAACAGGATGCGATGCAATTATGATTGCAAGAGCCGCACAGGGTAATCCTTGAATTTTTGAACAAATAAATTATTATTTAGAAACAGGTCAAGAATTAGAAAAACCAACATTCAGTGAATGAAGAAAAACTGTTTTAAGACACGCCGAATTATTGATTACAAAAAGAGGTCAAGAACTAGGTATTAAAGAAATGAGAAAACAATTATTATGATATTTGAATGTTTTAGAAAAAAATAAAAATATTTTGGAAATGAAGAAAATGATAACAAGCATAAATACGATTGTTGAATTAAATAATGTTATAGATATGTATAATAATTAA
- the lysS gene encoding lysine--tRNA ligase, with the protein MSNNNKEFTRKFTEQELIRREKYKKLVEEKQDPFIVAKYERNIDITEVKKQFSSLTKEELESKSEIKLKLTGRIRQFREAGKKAIFANIQDQDDSIQIYVREDELGSDLFSSFSDLDLGDIIGVTGVAMKTNHGELTIRVKSYQLLTKSLRPLPDNYYGLNDIEEKYRRRYVDLIINSETKKIFIARSKIIRIIQKILDDKGMYEVETPILQSVHGGAIAKPFKSYYNALERDFYLRIATELPLKRLIVGGFNGVYEIGRLFRNEGMDTRHNPEFTTIEVYVAYEDMFYHMDLTESIFKQIALEINGTTQLSYGGHELDLSKPFKRWHMVDAIKEICGVDFWQEMTYEQAFELAKQHNVDVEKHHYGVGHIINSFFEKYVEDKIIEPTFITGHPVEVSPLAKRNAKDSRFTDRFELFIVGREYANAYSELNNPIDQYDRFLEQLKEADSGNDEAQEMDIDFVEALEYGLPPTAGLGIGIDRTVMLITGQESIKDVILFPQMKPRG; encoded by the coding sequence ATGTCAAATAATAATAAAGAATTTACACGTAAATTTACAGAACAAGAATTGATAAGAAGAGAAAAATATAAAAAATTAGTTGAGGAAAAACAAGATCCTTTTATTGTTGCAAAATATGAAAGAAATATAGATATTACGGAAGTCAAAAAACAATTTTCATCTTTAACAAAAGAGGAATTAGAATCAAAATCTGAAATAAAACTAAAATTAACAGGAAGAATTAGACAATTTAGAGAAGCTGGGAAAAAAGCAATTTTTGCTAATATTCAAGATCAAGATGATTCAATTCAAATTTATGTGCGAGAAGATGAATTAGGTTCTGACTTGTTTTCTTCATTTAGTGACTTAGATTTAGGTGATATTATCGGTGTTACTGGTGTTGCTATGAAAACAAATCACGGAGAATTAACAATCCGTGTTAAATCATATCAATTGCTAACTAAATCATTACGTCCTTTGCCTGATAATTATTATGGTTTAAATGATATTGAAGAAAAATATCGTCGAAGATATGTAGACTTAATAATTAATTCCGAAACAAAAAAAATTTTCATAGCTCGTTCAAAAATAATTCGTATTATACAAAAAATATTGGATGATAAAGGAATGTATGAAGTTGAAACACCTATTTTACAATCTGTACATGGTGGAGCTATCGCAAAACCATTTAAATCATATTATAATGCTCTAGAACGTGATTTTTATTTAAGGATTGCCACAGAATTACCATTAAAAAGATTGATAGTGGGTGGTTTCAATGGAGTTTATGAAATAGGTAGACTTTTTAGAAATGAAGGAATGGATACAAGACATAATCCCGAATTTACAACAATAGAAGTTTATGTTGCATATGAAGATATGTTTTATCATATGGATTTAACAGAATCTATTTTTAAACAAATTGCATTGGAAATTAATGGTACGACGCAATTATCTTATGGAGGTCATGAATTAGATTTATCAAAACCATTTAAAAGATGACACATGGTTGATGCGATAAAAGAAATTTGTGGTGTAGATTTTTGACAAGAAATGACTTATGAACAGGCATTTGAATTGGCAAAACAACATAATGTTGATGTTGAAAAACATCATTACGGCGTAGGACATATTATTAATAGTTTCTTTGAAAAATATGTTGAAGATAAAATTATTGAGCCAACTTTTATAACAGGTCACCCAGTGGAAGTGTCTCCGTTGGCAAAAAGAAATGCAAAAGATTCACGTTTTACAGATCGATTTGAATTATTTATAGTTGGTAGAGAATATGCTAATGCTTATTCAGAATTAAATAATCCAATTGATCAATACGATCGTTTTTTAGAGCAATTAAAAGAAGCAGATAGCGGTAATGATGAAGCTCAAGAAATGGATATTGATTTTGTGGAGGCTTTAGAATATGGTCTTCCACCAACAGCTGGTTTAGGTATAGGGATAGATCGAACTGTAATGCTAATTACAGGTCAAGAATCAATTAAAGATGTTATTTTGTTTCCACAAATGAAGCCAAGAGGTTAA
- a CDS encoding ABC transporter ATP-binding protein — protein sequence MADTDNKPKKITEENLPLEREFIVTQPFTTTSEGVKAIKEENKFQKILTAKYSKQILNGKIVSTSGKKPDIENYVIELEDVKKSYITGDVDTPVLKGINLQLRKGDFIVILGPSGSGKTTLLNIISGLDKVSSGDVFVLGNNLSLLKDSHLTKFRRENVGFIFQQYNLLTNLTAKENAEVGENLSRNKNKDLTINDIFETIGMKEQMNKYPHQMSGGQQQRVSIARALAKNPNILFGDEPTGALDEEMGRKVLEILVDVNKKYKTTVIVVTHNPNIALIANTVIHVRNGLIDEIKNNTNPKKPSEIDWS from the coding sequence ATGGCTGATACTGATAATAAACCTAAAAAAATAACTGAAGAAAATCTTCCACTAGAAAGAGAATTCATTGTTACTCAACCATTTACAACTACATCTGAAGGTGTAAAAGCGATAAAAGAGGAAAATAAATTCCAAAAAATTTTAACAGCAAAATATTCAAAACAAATTTTAAATGGAAAAATTGTTTCAACTTCGGGTAAAAAACCTGATATTGAAAATTATGTAATTGAACTTGAAGATGTTAAAAAATCTTATATTACGGGAGATGTTGATACACCAGTTTTAAAAGGGATTAATTTACAACTTAGAAAAGGTGATTTTATAGTAATTTTAGGTCCATCGGGATCTGGTAAAACTACTTTATTAAACATCATTTCTGGGTTGGATAAAGTTTCATCTGGTGATGTTTTTGTTTTGGGTAATAATTTATCATTGTTAAAAGATTCACATTTAACTAAATTTAGACGTGAAAATGTTGGTTTTATATTCCAACAATATAACTTGTTAACTAATCTAACTGCAAAAGAAAATGCTGAAGTTGGTGAAAACTTATCAAGAAATAAAAATAAAGATTTAACAATTAATGATATTTTTGAAACAATCGGAATGAAAGAACAAATGAATAAATATCCTCACCAAATGTCTGGTGGACAACAACAACGTGTTTCGATAGCTCGTGCACTTGCAAAAAATCCTAATATTTTATTTGGAGATGAACCAACGGGAGCTTTAGATGAAGAAATGGGTCGAAAAGTACTTGAAATATTAGTTGATGTAAATAAAAAATATAAAACTACTGTAATTGTGGTTACACATAACCCAAATATAGCTTTAATTGCAAATACTGTTATTCATGTTCGCAATGGTTTAATAGATGAGATTAAAAATAATACTAATCCAAAAAAACCATCAGAAATAGATTGATCATAA
- the ftsH gene encoding ATP-dependent zinc metalloprotease FtsH translates to MNKKRNWWFFTLILLIFLALLIFGIVYFLNGSTTQWNIDTLHNYALTGNLQNIHMVVSNNVVTISGYLISDDGAITQFSITIARDAYNLLLLEDWFASLNSLATVSDGSSTPLWLTLLSSFLPFIIMILIYVWIFRMMMKGGGMGGAGGIFGMSKNRARQTKSDVKFSDVAGISEEKAEIVELVDYLKNPSKYASAGARVPKGVLMEGPPGTGKTLLAKAVAGEANVPFFSIAGSEFEEMFVGLGASRVREMFADAKKTAPCIIFIDEIDAVGRKRSANMGSGTNEQTLNQLLVEMDGFGTNSGIIVMAATNRVDVLDSALLRPGRFDRTIQISLPDIREREAILRLHARNKKISPKVDWRRVAERTPGFSGAQLENVLNEAAILMVREKKPIISIQEIDEAIDRVVGGPAKKSRAMTAQDKDIVSYHEAGHALIGLKLDSASKVQKVTIIPRGNAGGYTIMTPKDESVFSSIQDLEASIAGYLGGRAAESIIFGDKNVTTGAHDDLDKATNIARRMVTQFGMSSLGMTKFITMQDDAYGKTTGAYSDETAAKIDAEIAKMLDRSYEIAKKIISEHRDTLELIAESLKILETITAEQIEFINKNKKLPQEVIDEKLKREERKEKEERGEILDFSPDENDDTDPTNNSEEKDK, encoded by the coding sequence ATGAATAAAAAAAGAAATTGGTGATTTTTTACACTTATATTGTTAATTTTCTTAGCTCTTTTAATTTTTGGGATTGTCTATTTTTTAAATGGATCAACCACTCAATGAAATATTGATACACTTCATAATTATGCATTAACTGGTAATTTGCAGAATATTCATATGGTTGTTAGCAATAATGTTGTAACCATTTCTGGTTATTTAATATCAGATGATGGTGCGATAACCCAATTTTCAATCACTATTGCAAGAGACGCGTATAATTTATTGTTACTTGAAGATTGATTTGCAAGTTTAAATTCATTAGCTACAGTTTCAGATGGTTCATCAACACCATTATGATTAACATTATTATCAAGCTTCTTACCATTTATTATTATGATATTGATTTATGTATGAATATTTAGAATGATGATGAAAGGCGGAGGAATGGGTGGTGCTGGTGGCATATTTGGAATGTCAAAAAACAGAGCAAGACAAACTAAATCGGATGTTAAATTTTCAGATGTTGCCGGTATTTCTGAGGAAAAAGCAGAAATTGTTGAATTAGTTGATTATCTTAAAAATCCATCAAAATATGCTTCAGCAGGAGCACGTGTTCCAAAAGGTGTCTTGATGGAAGGGCCACCAGGAACAGGTAAAACTTTATTAGCTAAAGCCGTTGCAGGAGAAGCTAATGTACCGTTTTTCTCAATAGCGGGTTCTGAATTTGAAGAAATGTTTGTTGGATTAGGTGCAAGTCGTGTTCGTGAAATGTTTGCGGATGCAAAAAAAACAGCTCCTTGTATTATATTTATAGACGAAATAGATGCAGTTGGAAGAAAACGTTCAGCAAATATGGGATCTGGTACAAACGAACAAACTTTAAACCAATTACTTGTTGAAATGGATGGTTTTGGAACTAATTCTGGAATTATTGTTATGGCAGCTACAAATCGTGTTGATGTTTTAGATAGTGCTTTATTAAGACCTGGTCGTTTCGATAGAACTATTCAAATTTCATTACCTGATATTCGCGAACGTGAAGCGATACTTAGATTACATGCAAGAAATAAAAAAATATCACCAAAAGTTGATTGAAGACGTGTGGCTGAGAGAACACCAGGGTTTTCTGGTGCTCAGTTAGAAAACGTTTTAAATGAAGCTGCTATTTTAATGGTTCGTGAAAAAAAACCAATTATTTCAATTCAAGAAATAGACGAAGCAATTGACCGAGTAGTTGGTGGACCTGCAAAAAAATCTCGTGCAATGACAGCACAAGACAAAGATATAGTTTCATATCATGAGGCAGGTCATGCACTGATTGGATTAAAATTAGACTCTGCTTCAAAAGTTCAAAAAGTAACTATCATACCTCGTGGTAATGCTGGTGGTTATACAATTATGACTCCAAAAGATGAATCGGTATTTTCATCAATTCAAGATTTAGAAGCTTCAATCGCTGGTTATTTAGGCGGAAGAGCAGCCGAATCTATAATATTTGGAGATAAAAATGTTACAACAGGTGCCCATGATGATTTAGATAAAGCAACAAACATTGCGAGAAGAATGGTCACACAATTTGGTATGTCATCACTTGGTATGACGAAATTTATAACAATGCAAGATGATGCTTATGGTAAAACTACAGGAGCTTATTCTGATGAAACTGCTGCTAAAATTGATGCTGAAATAGCAAAAATGTTAGATAGATCTTATGAAATTGCTAAAAAAATCATTTCAGAACATCGTGATACTTTAGAATTGATAGCGGAATCATTAAAAATTTTAGAAACTATTACAGCAGAGCAAATAGAATTTATTAATAAAAATAAAAAATTGCCTCAAGAAGTTATTGATGAAAAACTTAAAAGAGAAGAACGTAAAGAAAAAGAAGAACGTGGAGAAATTCTTGATTTTTCACCAGATGAAAATGATGATACAGATCCCACAAATAATTCAGAAGAAAAAGATAAATAA
- a CDS encoding Hsp33 family molecular chaperone HslO — protein MDLEIRAISEKHNIKMSIIDITESFQKIVDLQQTNPLASLAAGRVTIANALIGLSQKNNEKITSVINGAGYIGTIISEYQNNAVRTYVQIPDFDITGITQGEISPLAQVVGKNGFLQVTRDSGMKEPYTSRVQLVNGEINIDYMYYLNQSEQIHSIIASDVKIDNNGKIKKAVGLIVQLLPEYTDEDINFLEEKLGSLDYTTKVLSKTTNYHEFLKDIAFDVKILSNNTLKFECTCSVEKVLASVKLLGKDELEKIIEQAEDVEVVCDFCKKKYVVSVNEVKKILN, from the coding sequence ATGGATTTAGAAATTAGAGCAATAAGCGAAAAGCATAATATAAAAATGTCAATAATAGATATAACAGAATCTTTCCAAAAAATAGTTGATTTGCAGCAAACTAACCCTTTGGCATCTTTAGCTGCTGGGAGAGTAACTATAGCTAATGCACTTATTGGCCTATCTCAAAAAAATAATGAAAAAATAACTTCAGTTATTAATGGTGCTGGATATATCGGAACCATTATTTCAGAATACCAAAATAATGCAGTAAGAACCTATGTGCAAATTCCTGATTTTGATATAACAGGTATTACTCAAGGAGAAATTTCTCCTTTAGCACAAGTTGTTGGTAAAAATGGATTTTTGCAAGTGACAAGAGATAGTGGTATGAAAGAACCATATACATCAAGAGTACAATTGGTTAATGGAGAAATAAATATTGATTATATGTATTATTTGAATCAGTCAGAACAAATTCATTCAATAATAGCTTCTGATGTCAAAATAGATAACAATGGTAAAATTAAAAAAGCAGTAGGTTTAATTGTTCAACTGCTTCCTGAATATACAGATGAAGATATAAATTTTTTAGAAGAAAAATTAGGTTCTTTAGATTACACGACTAAAGTTTTAAGCAAAACTACTAATTATCACGAATTTTTAAAAGATATTGCTTTTGATGTTAAAATACTTTCAAATAATACTTTGAAATTCGAATGTACTTGCTCAGTTGAAAAAGTATTAGCTTCAGTAAAATTGTTAGGTAAAGATGAATTAGAAAAAATAATAGAACAAGCAGAAGATGTAGAAGTAGTTTGCGATTTTTGCAAGAAAAAATATGTAGTTTCAGTTAATGAAGTGAAAAAAATTTTGAACTAA
- a CDS encoding tRNA1(Val) (adenine(37)-N6)-methyltransferase — MEILNSVLNYKNLKIYQDTEMFSFTLDSILISRFAKFNSKIKKVLDFGTNNAIIPLIISRYSNAKIVGIEIQKEACIIAQKNVEENNLKDKVNIINESIQDYTEKNLHLFDMVICNPPFFSVKKNSHLTEKSKFLLTARHETKIELEQIVICAQKCLRNGGIFILIHRAERFAEILELMLENKIIPKRIQFVYSKKNKNAKTILIEGILNGNIGMEILPPIIAHNDDDSYTDELKKWFED, encoded by the coding sequence ATGGAAATTTTAAATAGTGTTTTAAATTATAAAAATCTAAAAATTTATCAAGACACAGAAATGTTTTCTTTTACTTTAGATTCAATATTAATATCTAGGTTTGCAAAATTTAATTCAAAAATAAAAAAGGTTTTGGATTTTGGAACAAACAATGCAATTATACCTTTAATAATTTCAAGATATTCAAATGCAAAAATAGTTGGAATAGAAATACAAAAAGAAGCGTGCATAATTGCACAAAAAAATGTGGAAGAGAATAATTTAAAAGATAAAGTTAATATTATTAATGAATCAATTCAAGATTACACAGAAAAAAATTTACATCTATTTGATATGGTGATTTGCAATCCTCCATTTTTTTCGGTTAAAAAAAATTCTCATCTTACAGAAAAATCTAAATTTTTGTTAACTGCTAGGCATGAAACAAAAATAGAACTTGAGCAAATTGTTATTTGCGCACAGAAATGTTTGCGAAATGGTGGAATTTTTATTTTAATTCATAGAGCAGAAAGATTTGCAGAAATTTTGGAACTGATGTTGGAAAATAAAATTATTCCAAAAAGAATTCAATTTGTTTATTCTAAGAAAAACAAAAATGCTAAAACAATCCTTATTGAAGGAATTTTAAATGGCAACATAGGAATGGAAATACTTCCACCTATTATTGCCCACAATGATGATGACAGTTACACTGATGAATTAAAAAAATGATTTGAGGATTAA
- the tilS gene encoding tRNA lysidine(34) synthetase TilS — MLLDNDKKYLVGVSGGPDSIFLINKLILEFNKNNFIVAVVNYNYRYDSTVDENIVRDFCKLNNLRYEILQTKWNNIGNFEAWAREKRYKWFSDLTKKNNLEGTIIAHNMNDNVETFLLQLERKSIPDHFGLKEHQKIFDTKIFRPILNYKKSEIINFLNNKKILYALDYTNEDIKYKRNNIRKNVLEEDFEKYLKQINEKNNELEKNKTKANNFIKQKNIKNEILIENDFKKLTIVELKLLLFNFFKINNKFNLIKNRKHSVISEIINRILNGKKKYWEISIDSTFLIYDFGKLKFSNHSLFDNRFTFNDIENIKIQKLKNIFVKYITQLSNYEITNDYFKYKKYAKIANKNLNKIFKDNKINYEIRSKLIILIDKNTDKIVKIIDIDTFNDIQIKQFYLK; from the coding sequence ATGTTATTGGATAACGATAAAAAATACTTAGTTGGTGTTTCTGGCGGACCTGATAGTATTTTTTTAATTAACAAATTAATTTTAGAATTTAATAAAAATAATTTTATTGTTGCAGTTGTTAATTATAATTATAGATATGATTCAACTGTCGACGAAAATATTGTTAGAGATTTTTGTAAATTAAATAATTTGCGATATGAAATTTTACAGACAAAATGAAATAATATTGGTAATTTTGAAGCATGAGCAAGAGAAAAACGTTATAAATGATTTTCTGATTTAACTAAAAAAAATAATTTAGAAGGAACAATTATAGCACATAATATGAATGACAATGTGGAAACTTTTTTATTGCAATTGGAACGAAAATCTATTCCTGACCATTTTGGTTTAAAAGAGCATCAAAAAATTTTTGATACAAAAATTTTTCGCCCAATTTTAAATTATAAAAAATCTGAAATTATAAATTTTTTGAATAATAAAAAAATTTTATACGCATTGGATTATACCAATGAAGATATAAAATATAAAAGAAATAATATTCGCAAAAATGTTTTAGAAGAAGATTTTGAAAAATATTTAAAACAAATCAATGAAAAAAATAACGAATTAGAAAAAAATAAAACAAAAGCTAATAATTTTATTAAACAGAAAAATATAAAAAACGAAATCCTTATAGAAAATGATTTTAAAAAGTTAACAATTGTAGAATTGAAATTATTGTTATTTAATTTTTTTAAAATTAATAATAAGTTTAATTTAATTAAAAACAGAAAGCATAGTGTTATATCTGAAATTATAAATAGAATTTTAAATGGCAAAAAAAAATATTGGGAAATTAGCATAGACTCTACATTTCTAATTTATGATTTTGGAAAATTAAAATTTTCAAATCATTCATTATTTGATAATAGATTTACATTTAACGATATAGAAAATATAAAAATCCAAAAATTAAAAAATATATTTGTAAAATATATAACTCAGCTTTCAAACTATGAAATTACAAATGATTATTTTAAATACAAAAAGTACGCTAAAATAGCCAATAAAAATTTAAACAAAATATTTAAAGATAACAAAATTAATTATGAAATACGATCAAAATTAATTATATTAATAGACAAAAATACTGATAAAATTGTAAAAATTATTGATATAGATACATTTAATGATATTCAAATTAAACAATTTTATTTAAAATAA
- a CDS encoding asparagine synthetase AsnA: MRYGIELGYKSKLTTRETIEGLSIIKENFSDELKKHFNLISVEAAVVTDKFSWLNDDYQGTLRTIDFDSDKGNLFGEIIQANNKWRRWFLYKNKIKDNNYGILTCSNLIQRDAIISNVNSIVQTEIGFEIIEEKKDIKKIQEIMVKIYSIILKIYKNIKKSFPILKGELFSQNLIFISISKLKALYPLLNLNECLSKFSRENGSFVLMSTGNNETNKIPNNFSQDVFDYSTYMQLFIYSPASENAIELVYLAYTVNHDSLQIQNSKLKENYKTETEYNHLITIEELPLTISCGLNLARLSMTILQKQHIGEVQHSVWQKKFLDYCEANEITIL; the protein is encoded by the coding sequence TTGCGTTATGGAATAGAATTAGGTTACAAATCAAAATTGACAACTAGGGAAACAATAGAAGGTTTATCAATAATTAAAGAAAATTTTTCAGATGAATTAAAAAAACATTTTAATTTGATTTCTGTAGAAGCTGCCGTTGTAACAGATAAATTTTCATGATTGAATGATGACTATCAAGGTACATTAAGAACTATAGACTTTGATTCTGATAAAGGAAATTTATTTGGTGAAATAATTCAAGCCAATAATAAATGAAGAAGATGATTTTTGTATAAAAATAAAATTAAAGATAATAATTATGGAATTTTAACATGTTCTAATTTAATACAAAGAGATGCAATAATATCTAATGTTAATTCTATTGTTCAAACAGAAATCGGTTTTGAAATAATTGAAGAAAAAAAAGACATAAAAAAGATTCAAGAAATTATGGTAAAGATTTATTCGATTATTTTAAAAATTTACAAAAATATCAAAAAATCATTTCCAATTTTGAAAGGTGAGTTATTTTCTCAAAATTTAATATTTATTTCTATTTCAAAACTGAAAGCTCTTTATCCACTTTTAAATTTAAATGAATGTCTAAGTAAATTTTCAAGAGAAAATGGCTCTTTTGTTTTAATGTCTACTGGTAATAATGAAACAAATAAAATACCTAATAATTTTTCACAGGATGTTTTTGATTATAGTACATATATGCAATTATTTATTTATTCTCCCGCATCAGAAAATGCAATAGAGTTAGTTTATCTTGCATACACGGTTAATCATGATTCGCTGCAAATTCAAAATTCTAAATTAAAAGAAAATTATAAAACAGAAACAGAATATAATCATTTAATTACAATTGAGGAATTGCCATTAACTATTTCTTGCGGGTTAAATTTAGCTCGATTATCAATGACCATTTTGCAAAAACAACATATTGGTGAAGTACAGCATTCTGTTTGACAAAAAAAATTTTTAGATTATTGTGAAGCTAATGAAATTACAATATTATAA
- a CDS encoding 2-C-methyl-D-erythritol 4-phosphate cytidylyltransferase, which translates to MKLQYYKKKSKINYSAIIVANGDSKRFGSENKLLKKLKSSNVLIEAIKPFLKNNFIDQIIIVCPKEIENVILDYFAVKNWAIDRLQFSRGGSERYLSVQKGMHYVKNNFVLIHDGARPYLSNELLDKIMLNLINNDAVIPSLTINSALKQKNTSGDFIHVNRNDFLITQTPQGFKTKIYDNALKRNKPNNYNYDDDATFIELNSPEIKMIYINGDIKNIKITNKEDIF; encoded by the coding sequence ATGAAATTACAATATTATAAAAAAAAATCTAAAATAAATTATTCAGCAATTATTGTAGCAAACGGAGATTCAAAAAGATTTGGTTCGGAAAATAAATTATTAAAGAAATTAAAAAGTAGCAATGTTTTAATTGAAGCAATAAAACCATTTTTGAAAAATAATTTTATTGATCAAATAATAATAGTTTGTCCAAAAGAAATAGAAAATGTAATTTTAGATTACTTTGCAGTTAAAAATTGAGCAATAGACAGACTGCAATTTTCTAGAGGCGGATCAGAAAGATATCTTTCTGTTCAAAAGGGTATGCATTATGTCAAAAATAATTTTGTATTAATTCATGATGGAGCTAGACCGTATTTGTCAAATGAATTATTAGATAAAATTATGTTAAATCTAATAAATAATGATGCTGTTATTCCTAGTTTAACAATCAATTCTGCCTTAAAGCAAAAAAATACTAGTGGTGATTTTATTCATGTGAATAGAAATGATTTTTTAATAACACAAACACCACAAGGTTTTAAGACAAAAATCTATGATAATGCATTAAAAAGAAACAAACCGAACAATTATAATTATGATGATGATGCAACCTTTATAGAATTAAATTCACCAGAAATAAAAATGATATATATAAATGGAGACATAAAAAATATAAAAATAACAAATAAAGAAGATATTTTTTAA